In the genome of Clostridiales bacterium, the window TAGCATATTCTTATGTTCCTTATAGTATTCTATCTTATCCTCAAGCATTTTATTATATATAAATCTAACACAGCCAAACGTCTTTGCAAACATTGTCTTTTGTGTGTTATTCGGACATATTCTAAATCTATAAGCTTTATTTATAACCATTTCACTCCTAAATTTCTATTGAATAAATAATACCATTTATGTCATAAAAAGTCAAATATTTTTTGCAATTCATCTCACCACCTATAGAGGTGGGAGAATTCTTGCTAATACCTGTTAAAGAACAATTTAATTATAAGAACCTTTTAATATCCTTCCAGAGCCATTACATAAAGGACATGAAGTTTCAAGTACGGAAGATAGTTTTTTTCTGATTTTTTTTCTAGTCATTTCAAGTAATCCAAGTTGAGTCATACCAACCACAGTGGTTTTAGTTCTGTCTTTTTTTAAAGCTTCATTCATAGCAGTAATGATACTAGCTTGGTTTTCTGGCTTGTTCATGTCAATAAAATCTACTATAATAATACCACCAATATCTCTCAGACGTAGTTGTCTAGCTATTTCTTTAACAGCCTCTAAGTTTGTTTTAAGTATAGTATCTTCGAAGTTATTTTTTCCAACAAATTTACCAGTATTAACGTCTATAACAGTTAAAGTTTCTGCCTCTTCAATTAATAAATAACCACCACACTTAAGCCATACTTTTTTACTTAAAGCTTTGTTTATAGAATGATCAAGATTATACAAAGATATTGAATCAGTGGAGTCAAAGTGAATTTTCCCAATTGAAGAAGGAGATATAAAATTCACAAACTCTAATATTTCCCTATAAAGATGAGAGTCGTTTACAATCAATTTATCTACGCTTGGACTAAGATAGTCTCGTAATATTTTTTTCGTTATATCCATATCTGAGTAAACGCACCTAGGGACAGCACCCTTTTTAGATTTTTCTAATATATTATTCCAAAGTTTGGTCAAGAACTCTATATCAGTTGAGAAATCAAAAGAAGGATCATTATTGGCAATAGTTCTAATGATTAGACCCATATTAGATGGTTTTATTTTTTGAGCAATAGACACTAGATTTTTTTTTACTGTTTCATCTTCAATTCGTCTTGAAATACCTATATAATCACTGTTTGGAAGTAAGACTAAGTGCCTACCAGGCAATGTAATATGCCTAGTTACGCGAGCTCCTTTTGTGCCTAGTGCTTCTTTAACTACTTGTACAAGTAGTTCTTGGCCAACCTTTAGAACATTAGATATTTTAAATTCAGAATTTGGATTCTTAGTATATAAAGAGTCAGGTAAGGCATCTTTTACGTATAAGAACGCATTTTTTTCAGCGCCAATATCAACGAAAGCAGCTTGCATACCTGGTAACACACGACATACTTTGCCTACATAAATATTACCAACAGACTTTTGGGTATCTTTGTCTTCTATATATATTTCAGCTAAATCATTATCTTCTATTATGGCAACTCTTGTTTGATCACCATGTTTATCTATTAAAATTTTATTAGACAAATACAAATTCTCCTTTCTATTTTTTTAAAAAGAAATAAAATCTTGTGTATCAATATAACATATATTACGCTAGAAAGCAAATTTTTGTAAATTTGATAATGTTGCAACACTTTTTTATATTAGGGGGTGCGTTTACTTTGAATATTATCTTCTCCATAATTTAATATTATTTTTTCAAATAACTGTTTATTTTTCCTACTTTTCGTGTTAGTATCATTGCGACACATAATTTTATGCCTTCTTTCGATGTTTGGTTGATGCTAACATTGTATTATGGTTTTAATTATGTGGCATTTCTTTTACCCTAAAACCTGTAATTTAATTTTATCATTGGTAATAAGAAAAAAATTTAAAAAGATCTAGACAAAGATATTTTTGTGTGGTAGAATAAATTCATTCAGGCGGTCCTCTGTGAAAAATCAAGAACGTCTATAAGAAATAGGGGGAAAATACGAATGGTAGATTTAATACAAGAAATTGAAAATGAGCAGCTAAAAGCTCAAGTACCACAGTTTGATATTGGTGACACTGTTAAGGTACATGAAAAGATAAAAGAGGGTAACAGGGAGAGAATTCAAATATTCGAGGGAACTGTTATAGCTAAAAAAGGTGGAGGTGTTAGTGAGACTTTCACAGTTAGAAGAGTTTCTCAGGGAGTTGGAATAGAGAAGATATATTTGTTACACTCGCCTAAAGTTGTAAAAGTTGAAGTAGTAAGAAAGGGACGAGTAAGAAGAGCTAAGCTTAACTATTTAAGAAATAGGGTAGGAAAGGCAGCTAGAGTAAAAGAGAAACTAAATGTTAAGAAGAAATAAAAGAATAGTTTTTGATAGAACGAGAGGGGTTTGTGCCCCTCCTGTTGTATATATAGGTGGATAAAAATGACCAAGTGACAATTGCTATGGGGGGATATTTTTTGGATGGACTAGAGGAAAAATATAATGGCGCGGTATTTAAAAAAAATAGAAGCGAAGAAGTTATAAAGACGGGAAAAGTTGCTATAAGGGTAGACTTGACTTTGACGTTATTGAAGGCTATTGTTGGATTTATGTCTGGATCGATAGCTATAATTTTGGATGCGGTTAACAATATGTCAGATCTAGCAGCGTCCATTGTTACTATAATGGGAACAAAGCTTGCTAATAAAAGCCCAGATAGGGAGCATCCGTTTGGACACGGGCGGCTAGAATATTTAAGTGCAATGATAGTGTCAGTTATGATATTGTATGTTGGAGTTATGTCACTGTGGGAGTCTATAAAAAAGGTATTTACTAAGGATGTACCAAGTTATAATGTGCCAATGTTAATTATTGTTGCAATAGCGGTAACGGGTAAGTTTTTGTTAGGTAGATACATGAAAAGAAGAGGAGAGAAATTAAAATCATCTGTTCTTATGAATTCAGGTCAAGATTCTCTGTTAGATTCTTTGATTTCGTCGACCACATTGGTTGCGGCAATAATATTTTTAATAACAAAAGTATCACTTGAAGCATATTTGGGTATTATTATATCTGTATTTATAGTTAAGGCAGGTATTGATATGCTTAAGGAAGCGATATATTCTATATTAGGAGAAAGAGTGGATATTGAGCTAGTTCGAGCTATAAAAGGGACAATATGCTCTTTTGAGGGGGTTTACGATGCATGTGATATGATATTTAATAATTATGGACCTAATTCTTATATGGGCGCAGTACATGTAGAAGTTCCTGATACTTATACGGTGGATGATTTAGATAGATTAACGAGAGAAATAACTGCCAGGGTATATGAAGAACATGGTGTTGTTTTATATGCTATAGGCGCATATCCAGTAAATACTAGGGATAAAAGTGCGATAGAAACTAGAGATAATATAAATAATATGTTAAAACAGTATAAAAATGTACTTCAGATGCATGGATTTTATTATAATGAGAAAGAAAAAGAAATACGGTTTGACATAGTAGTTAGCTTTGATGAGAAGAACAAAGATGTATTGTACAAAGAAATATATAGTGTGTTAATAAAAAAGTATGCAGATTATAAGATAGATATAGCAATAGATACAGATTTTAGTGTGTCCTAATTGATGCTAAAATTAAAGGTTAAGAGGTTTTTAATTCTTTGTGAGTAGATAGTGGGAAAATAAATGTAAAGTTTTAATTATGCACAAATAAAGGTTCCATTTTTAACATAATTTTAGTGAAAATTATGTTAAAAACAGGGAAAAAAGTACTTGCAATAAAGAGTATTGTGTAGTATAATTTTCAATGTTGTGACGAGGCAGACGATGAAGTGAGAGATTGCTATCCTAGAGGTAGGTAACTTTCATGGAGAATGTCCGATTCAAGAAACCGGGCGACAAGTCACTGTGCATTTTGCATTAGTCGTATAGAATATTATTGCCCAGGGAGACAAAAAGTCGATTTCAGACTATTTTATCGCTGGTTTTTTTTATTATACAGGTTAGGATAAGGCATAGTGTGCAGAAAATACCTTGTTGTACGTAACAAATATAAGGAGGTTTATGTATGGCAGAAAAACAAAAAATCAGAATTAGATTAAAAGCATTTGATCATCAAGTTCTTGATCAGTCCGCAGAAAAAATTGTTGAAACTGCTAAAAGAACTGGTGCAAAAGTTTCTGGTCCTGTGCCATTGCCAACAGAGATGGAGATAATAACTATCTTAAGGGCACCGCACAAATATAAGGATTCACGAGAGCAATTTGAGATGAGAACACACAACAGATTAATTGATATATTGCTTCCAAGACCAGAGACAGTAGATGCTCTAATGAGATTAGATTTACCAGCAGGGGTAAATATTGAAATTAAAATTATGAATTAATAGCTGGCAATAAAGTGCTTTTAGATGTGAGTTATTAGCTAGCAGGTTAAGTTCATAGGAAATTATGAACCAATAATCATAGGGGGGAAATAAATGAATAAGTTTTTCTTAGGAAAGAAATTGGGAATGACACAAGTTTTCGATGAGAACGGAAATGTGATTCCTGTAACAGTTATAGAGAGTAGTCCATGTACAGTTGTTCAAGTAAAGACAGAAGAAGTGGATGGCTATTTTGCTGTTAAATTAGGATATGAGAATATTTTAGAGAAAAAATTAAATAAGCCACAATTGGGATTATTTAAAAAGAATAAGTTAGCTCCAAAGAAATTTTTGAGAGAGTTTAGAGTTGACACAGTAGAAGGATATGAAATAGGACAAAATCTAAAAATATCTGATATGTTTAAAGATGGAGATAAGATAGATGTAACAGGCATTTCAAAAGGTAAAGGATTTCAAGGTGTAATTAAAAGATATGGTCATGCTAGAGGAAAAGAGACACATGGTTCTATGTATCATAGGAGAGTAGGATCTATGGGTGCATGTTCAACTCCAGGTAGAGTATTCAAAGGGAAGAAATTACCAGGACATATGGGAGCAGAGAGAGTAACAGTTCAAAATTTGGCCTTGGTAAAAATAGATGAAGAAAAGAATGTTATATTAGTAAAAGGAGCAGTACCGGGACCAAAGGGTGCGTATCTTATAATAAAAGGAGCAGTTAAGGCTGGAAATTAATAATGAAGGGGGGAATAAGGTATGCCTAATATAGATGTACATAATGTAAAAGGTGAAGTTGTAGGGAAATTAGAGTTAAGTGAGAATATATTCGGAATAGAAGTAAACGAGAGTACATTGCATTTGGTAGTAAAAAATCAACTTGCTAACAAAAGACAAGGAACTCAATCCACTAAGACAAAGAGCGAAGTTAGTGGAGGAGGGAAAAAACCTTGGAAGCAAAAAGGTACAGGA includes:
- a CDS encoding helix-turn-helix domain-containing protein, which translates into the protein MVINKAYRFRICPNNTQKTMFAKTFGCVRFIYNKMLEDKIEYYKEHKNML
- a CDS encoding Rne/Rng family ribonuclease, which translates into the protein MSNKILIDKHGDQTRVAIIEDNDLAEIYIEDKDTQKSVGNIYVGKVCRVLPGMQAAFVDIGAEKNAFLYVKDALPDSLYTKNPNSEFKISNVLKVGQELLVQVVKEALGTKGARVTRHITLPGRHLVLLPNSDYIGISRRIEDETVKKNLVSIAQKIKPSNMGLIIRTIANNDPSFDFSTDIEFLTKLWNNILEKSKKGAVPRCVYSDMDITKKILRDYLSPSVDKLIVNDSHLYREILEFVNFISPSSIGKIHFDSTDSISLYNLDHSINKALSKKVWLKCGGYLLIEEAETLTVIDVNTGKFVGKNNFEDTILKTNLEAVKEIARQLRLRDIGGIIIVDFIDMNKPENQASIITAMNEALKKDRTKTTVVGMTQLGLLEMTRKKIRKKLSSVLETSCPLCNGSGRILKGSYN
- the rplS gene encoding 50S ribosomal protein L19, with translation MVDLIQEIENEQLKAQVPQFDIGDTVKVHEKIKEGNRERIQIFEGTVIAKKGGGVSETFTVRRVSQGVGIEKIYLLHSPKVVKVEVVRKGRVRRAKLNYLRNRVGKAARVKEKLNVKKK
- a CDS encoding cation diffusion facilitator family transporter, with protein sequence MDGLEEKYNGAVFKKNRSEEVIKTGKVAIRVDLTLTLLKAIVGFMSGSIAIILDAVNNMSDLAASIVTIMGTKLANKSPDREHPFGHGRLEYLSAMIVSVMILYVGVMSLWESIKKVFTKDVPSYNVPMLIIVAIAVTGKFLLGRYMKRRGEKLKSSVLMNSGQDSLLDSLISSTTLVAAIIFLITKVSLEAYLGIIISVFIVKAGIDMLKEAIYSILGERVDIELVRAIKGTICSFEGVYDACDMIFNNYGPNSYMGAVHVEVPDTYTVDDLDRLTREITARVYEEHGVVLYAIGAYPVNTRDKSAIETRDNINNMLKQYKNVLQMHGFYYNEKEKEIRFDIVVSFDEKNKDVLYKEIYSVLIKKYADYKIDIAIDTDFSVS
- the rpsJ gene encoding 30S ribosomal protein S10 — encoded protein: MAEKQKIRIRLKAFDHQVLDQSAEKIVETAKRTGAKVSGPVPLPTEMEIITILRAPHKYKDSREQFEMRTHNRLIDILLPRPETVDALMRLDLPAGVNIEIKIMN
- the rplC gene encoding 50S ribosomal protein L3 — translated: MNKFFLGKKLGMTQVFDENGNVIPVTVIESSPCTVVQVKTEEVDGYFAVKLGYENILEKKLNKPQLGLFKKNKLAPKKFLREFRVDTVEGYEIGQNLKISDMFKDGDKIDVTGISKGKGFQGVIKRYGHARGKETHGSMYHRRVGSMGACSTPGRVFKGKKLPGHMGAERVTVQNLALVKIDEEKNVILVKGAVPGPKGAYLIIKGAVKAGN